GTCGAACTCGTCACACCTCGGGGCAAGATCCTCCGACTGAAGGAATTCTACAAGAGTCAATATGGCATGAGGGCGAAGCTCCTGGGTCCGAAGGAGATCCCGGATGAACAACTGAAGGAGCTAGCCTCCAGAGCGTATGAGTGCACCATATGCGGTCAGTGTAAGACCGTGTGCCCGGCGCATCTGGATACCATCGAGATGTGGGAGAATATGCGAGAGTTCCTGGTCGCCAACGGCCTCGCCCCTCTGCCCGCACACGAGCAGATCGTCAAGAGCATCGAGAACTACGACAACCCGTGGATGCAGCCACGGACACAACGTTCGAGATGGTCGAAGCGGATCGAGAAGGAAGTCAAGATCAAGGATGCTACCAAGGAGAAGTGCGAAGTTCTGTTCTTCGTAGGATGTACCGCTGCATATGATCCGAACATACGCGACATGGCGATAGACGCCGCGCGCGTGCTCGCCCGGGCGGGAATTGATTTCGGAACGCTCGGGAACGAGGAGGGATGTTGCGGCTCGACTTTGCTGAGGACCGGGTTGTTGGAGTCCGCGCGCTGTCTCGCAAGGAAGAATATAGAGCAATTCAAGAAGGCATCGCCATCCGTCATCGTCACGAGCTGTGCGGGCTGCTACAAGACCATCAGGCAGGACTACCCTAAGGTCGGCAGGGTGGATGCAAAGGTTGTCCACATAACTCAGTTCGTGAACGAGCTCTTGTTGAGCGGCAGGCTGAAGCTCGACAAGAAAGTGGAAGGAGTCGTGACATTCCACGACCCATGCCATCTGGGCAGGCACAACAAGTTGTACGACGAGCCGAGGAAGCTCCTTGAGGCAATTCCAGGGTTGAAGATGATCGAGATGGAGCGGACGAGGGAAGAGGCAAGGTGCTGTGGTGCCGGAGGGGGGGTCAAGACCGCCTTCCCCGAACTCGCGCAGAAGATTTCATCGCTCAGGATCGAGGACGCAGAGCGGACCGGTGCGGACTTCCTCGCGACCTCATGCCCGTTCTGCTACCAGAGCCTCAAAGCTGCGATCGAGGCAAAGGGCTCGAAGCTGAAGATGGTCGATATCATGGAGCTGGTGACACTCTCATGCACGGACCGAACCTGAAATTCGAAACAACCATTATGTGGCGAGATGCCCTAGCGGGGAAGCGATAGCATGTCTTACGGCACTCCGATACCCCCCATGATACCCCCCGCGCACGTGCCATATCCGTCCGTGACCGAAGCACAGAGAAGAGGGCAGCCGATGGTCATCGGATTGGTCGCTCTCCTGATTCTGATACTCACCCTGATCTTCAGCTTCCCGTACTTGATCTCTGAAGACTGGACGATTGGCGCGCTGATTGCAGCAGTCGGAGTTGGCATTGTCGCGGTCATCCTCTATCTCGGCGGAAGACGGGAACTCGAGTTCCACCGCAAGTACGGTCAGGGCTGGCTGTTCGATAGGAAGAACATGCTGCTGGGTTTCATGGTTCTTATTGCAGGCATCATGATTATCGTCCTGGGAGGGCCGCTCTCTTCGATCGCCATCATCAGCGCCTACATAATGGTGCTCGGGGTCGCGTTCGTCTTCGCCGGCATCTTCTGGATAATCGTCGGGCTCCGCGGCTGAATCAGTGCAGTTGGTCAGCATGCCCCGCAACGCCTGGCAGCGGCCTCGCGCCCTTCTTCGGCTCCCACGCTAACGCCCCCATGAGCAGGAAGGGGATCGTCAGCAGGAAGCAATGCTGCGGGCTGACGCCGAGATACAGCAGGACAATAAGCAAGCCGATGCTGCCCGCCCGGCCGATGTCTAGCAAGTACTCCCGCCCTAGGACGGAATCATTCTTCGCCTCCTCGAACTTGTCTGTCAGGATGGCGAACACGAACATCGGGAAGGCAAAGGCGGCGAACTCCAAGAGCCCAGTCGCGATCGCGAACTGGTTGAGACTGTCGGCTAAGCCTATCAGGAGAGCGCACGGGACTGATGCTAGTGTGCTCATGACGACGAAGGTCCGCCTGTCATGTATCTTGTCCGATATCTTCCCGAGGATGACGGCCATGACCCCCGCTGCCAAGCCGAACATGGAGAACAGAGCTCCTAGGTCGAGTTCGCTCTGCGTGAACATGTAGGCGATGATCGTGATGTCGACCCAGAACACCCCCTCGAACCCTCCCTCTCCCAGGACCGAGACCACGTTCCTCCTCCCGATCACCTCGAGCCGTATCTTCATGACCTGGTCCTTCGGGATATACTTCCTGTAGGCAACGATCACGAGTGCCGTCAGGCCGATGATGACTATCCCGAGGGCGAACAGGACTTGGTAGCTGGCCCACCCGATGACGAGCCCTCCAATGAAGGGTGCGATGAAGGTCGCAAGGGGCCAGACGAAGAAGAAGGCTCCGTAGGTCACGCCCCGATCGTCTCTGTCCGTCAACTGCGCCATGAGTATGTTCGTCGGAGTCCAGAATAACGGGTAGAAGAGCCCGAAGGAGCAACCCACAAGGATGATCAGCAGCCAGCCGTCTCGAACCGTGAGGAAGATCGCGAACTCCGCGACCAGGAACAGAAGGCCCACGAGCATCGCGTTCCTAGGGTCCAGGTGCGGTCTCCAGGACATCCAGAGGCTGACGAAGATCGATATGAAGAACCCGATGCCCAAGTAGATCGGCCCGGTCCAGATGGGCATGTCGAGGTGTTTGAACAGGTATATGAGATTGAACGAGGCGGCGAACGTGTTCCCGAACGCGAGCATCGTCTCAATCAACATCAGGCCCGCGAATGCACGCCTGTCCATGGGAGACCGAATCAGAGAACTTCGCTTAAACCTTGTTGAGCGGGATTTCACTTGTTGGCCTTACGCCAGTCGAACATCGCCGCCTTTCTGTGTCCGCCCGGACCTCCGCGCGTCTCCCTTGCCTTCTGGATGCACTCCTCGCAGTCGCACACGAACGTCGCGAAAAGGAAGTGTGTCGCGGGCTTGCCGCAGATCTCGCACTTCTCGTCCGTCTTCATCTGTTCTCTCCCAAGAGCGGAACGTCATATCTAAGTTTGCGCCTCACGCCGTCCGCCTTCTCGGATATCAGCCGCTTGCCTACCTTGGACTCTGAAAGGGCGGAATAGAACTCAAGGTCCGCGCCGCATTCGCTGCAGATGCCGCCCGATCTCTGCACTCGGCTGTTGCATATCGGGCACGCTCTCAGTCTCTTCAGTCTTTCTGGGGATCTGGGCCTTCCTCCGACCAGACCCCTGGTTGATACTGTAGACGGCCTGTCCGCCGGCCGTTCCATCGCCAAGGCCGATCTCCCGGGCACTTCGAGGGCAGAACCAAGCGAGATGACCGACCTTGGTGCGAGCCAAACGAACGCATTGTCCTCGTTCGCTTTCGCGAACACCAGGAGTCTTTCCCTGAGATCCTTCTCCGTTCCTTGGGTGTCCAGTCCGTAGATACTGCTCAGGATGCGCAGATCGTCCACATCGTCAAACTGCAATATGTCGTTCTCATGGACTACCTCGACATGGTACCGTTTGTAGACGACATAGATGTAGATCAGGGCTATTGAGCCCGTAAGCAATACCACCGGATACCCGTCATATCCGAGTTCAAGCAGGCCGAGAGCGAGAACGATGTCCGCTGCAAGCGCAATGAACGAGAATACAACCCAAGCCTGCTTCGGACCCATCGTATCGGTACTCCGAACCGCTGCGGTCTAGAAAAAGACTGTGTGACTTTGATCTCAGGTCTTCTCTATCTTCATGGAGAAGTCCACGGATTTGACAGAGTGAGTGAGCCAGCCCAACGAGATGATGTCAGCTGCGGAGGCATACTTGTCTATGTTGTCCGGCCTGATCCCGCCGGAGACCTCGATCAGCACGTCCGGCCTCTTTGCCTTGAGCTCCTTGATGAGCTTCTTGGCGTTCTTGGGCTCGAAGTTGTCCAGCATTATGATGTCGGCCCCGTTCGCGAGGGCCGTGTACGCATCCTTTTCGGTCTCGACCTCGATCTCGATCTTCTTCGTGAAGCTCCCGTGCTTGGCCCGCTTCAGCGCCTCTGCAACTCCGCCAGCGATAGCGATGTGGTTGTTCTTGATCAGAACGGCGTCATAGAGCCCCATCCTGTGCGGATCACCGCCTCCGAGCCGGACCGCTCTCTTCTCGAACTCCCTGAACCCGGGAGTGGTCTTCCTGGTCGCGGCCACCCTGACCTTCGGGTTGGACTTCCTGCATTTCTTGACCAGCGCGTCCGTGAGCGTGGCGATGCCGCTCATGCGCATGATCATGTTGAGGGCGAGCCTTTCCCCAGCCAGAAGCGCCTTCGCGGGCCCCTTGACCTCCAGGACGACATCTCCTCTCTTGGCAGGGACCCCGTCCTTCCTGCTCTTGACGACTCTCGCGCCGAGTTCCTCAAATATCTCCGACGCCTCGGCCAACCCGGCCAAGACGCAGTCCTCCTTGCAGATGATTCTTCCTTTGGCCGTCTCGGCGGATGGGATGACCAGATCGGAGGTGATGTCCCCGGACCCGATGTCCTCCCTGAGGAACTCATGTGTCTTCGATTTCATCCATCAAGCTGGAGCGCGTCGGGGGATAACAATCTTTCCCAGAGGATTCAAGCTCTACAGCACGAACTTCTCGCCGTTCTTGGGAAGCAGCACCTCGAACCCCTGGGCTCTCAAATCCCCTGCCAGGATCTCCCTCTCGTCCCCGTGCATGAGGACTATCTTCTCAGGCGAGCACCCCTTCGCGAAAGCGAGGAGTTCATCGTGCCCCGCATGCGCTGAGAAATCGAACTTCCGTACCTCGCAGTCGACCTTCTCGTTGACTCCCTGGAACTCCATGTAGCCGGTCTCGAGCAGCTTGCGGCCGTTGCTCCCTTCTACCTGATACCCTGTCAGAAGGATGGCGCTCCTGGGGTCGTTCCTGACAGCCTCGACATAGCCCAGAACGGGCCCACCGTCGAGCATTCCACTGGTGGTGACAACAACATCCGCCTTGGCCGCCCGGGAGCGCGCGTGCACGTTCCTGACCTCATAGGTCCTGTTGACGGCCTGCCTCAGTTTCTTGGCGGATCGGACATATCCGGGAAAGCCCATGTAGATCTTGTTCACTTTCTTTCCCATGCCGTCCAACCAGAATTCGTATCTGCTGTCCCTGAGCAGGAGCAGAATCTCTTGGGTCCTCCCGACCGCGAATGAGGGTATGATGGCCGTGC
Above is a window of Candidatus Thermoplasmatota archaeon DNA encoding:
- the nadC gene encoding carboxylating nicotinate-nucleotide diphosphorylase, translating into MKSKTHEFLREDIGSGDITSDLVIPSAETAKGRIICKEDCVLAGLAEASEIFEELGARVVKSRKDGVPAKRGDVVLEVKGPAKALLAGERLALNMIMRMSGIATLTDALVKKCRKSNPKVRVAATRKTTPGFREFEKRAVRLGGGDPHRMGLYDAVLIKNNHIAIAGGVAEALKRAKHGSFTKKIEIEVETEKDAYTALANGADIIMLDNFEPKNAKKLIKELKAKRPDVLIEVSGGIRPDNIDKYASAADIISLGWLTHSVKSVDFSMKIEKT
- a CDS encoding MFS transporter, with translation MDRRAFAGLMLIETMLAFGNTFAASFNLIYLFKHLDMPIWTGPIYLGIGFFISIFVSLWMSWRPHLDPRNAMLVGLLFLVAEFAIFLTVRDGWLLIILVGCSFGLFYPLFWTPTNILMAQLTDRDDRGVTYGAFFFVWPLATFIAPFIGGLVIGWASYQVLFALGIVIIGLTALVIVAYRKYIPKDQVMKIRLEVIGRRNVVSVLGEGGFEGVFWVDITIIAYMFTQSELDLGALFSMFGLAAGVMAVILGKISDKIHDRRTFVVMSTLASVPCALLIGLADSLNQFAIATGLLEFAAFAFPMFVFAILTDKFEEAKNDSVLGREYLLDIGRAGSIGLLIVLLYLGVSPQHCFLLTIPFLLMGALAWEPKKGARPLPGVAGHADQLH
- a CDS encoding (Fe-S)-binding protein — translated: MRKLDISKLDVLALMRYDACTRCGECTATCPTGGEAQDVELVTPRGKILRLKEFYKSQYGMRAKLLGPKEIPDEQLKELASRAYECTICGQCKTVCPAHLDTIEMWENMREFLVANGLAPLPAHEQIVKSIENYDNPWMQPRTQRSRWSKRIEKEVKIKDATKEKCEVLFFVGCTAAYDPNIRDMAIDAARVLARAGIDFGTLGNEEGCCGSTLLRTGLLESARCLARKNIEQFKKASPSVIVTSCAGCYKTIRQDYPKVGRVDAKVVHITQFVNELLLSGRLKLDKKVEGVVTFHDPCHLGRHNKLYDEPRKLLEAIPGLKMIEMERTREEARCCGAGGGVKTAFPELAQKISSLRIEDAERTGADFLATSCPFCYQSLKAAIEAKGSKLKMVDIMELVTLSCTDRT